A section of the Rhodothermus profundi genome encodes:
- the dnaK gene encoding molecular chaperone DnaK has translation MGKIIGIDLGTTNSVVAVMEGGEPKVIINPEGSRVTPSVVAFTSDGERLVGAPAKRQAITNPKNTIFSIKRFMGRFYDEVTEEIKMVPYKVVRGENNTVRVEVEVGGEKRLYTPQEISAMILQKLKQTAEEYLGEPVTEAVITVPAYFNDAQRKATKEAGEIAGLKVRRILNEPTAAALAYGLDKKEKELKIAVYDLGGGTYDISILELGDGVFEVKATSGDTHLGGDNFDQRLIDYIADEFQKQEGIDLRKDPMALQRLKEAAEKAKIELSSAMKTTVNLPFITATAEGPKHLVMEITRAKFEQLIEDLVARTIPPMEQALKDAKLRKEDIDEVILVGGSTRIPLVQRTVEEFFGKKANKSVNPDEVVAIGAAIQAGVLAGEVEDVLLLDVTPLNLGIETLGGVMTVLIPANTTIPTRKSEIFTTASDNQTSVEIHVLQGNREMASDNRSLGRFILDGIPPAPRGVPQIEVTFDIDANGILHVSARDKATGKEQSIRIEASSGLTPEEIERMREEARRHAAEDRKRREQVEKLNQADSLIYMTEKNLREYGDKLPTEKRAKIESALERLKEVHKARNFDELDSAIAQLNQAWNEASQELYQAQQAAGAQASDGASTQSSSGGVREADYEVIDEDDKDKQ, from the coding sequence ATGGGCAAGATCATCGGCATCGACCTGGGCACCACGAACTCCGTTGTGGCTGTCATGGAAGGCGGCGAGCCTAAGGTTATCATTAATCCAGAGGGCTCGCGGGTTACGCCATCGGTGGTAGCGTTTACGTCAGACGGTGAGCGCCTCGTCGGCGCCCCGGCCAAGCGGCAGGCGATTACCAATCCGAAAAATACCATCTTTTCGATCAAGCGCTTTATGGGGCGCTTTTATGACGAGGTGACCGAAGAGATCAAGATGGTGCCCTACAAGGTCGTGCGGGGCGAGAATAATACGGTCCGCGTCGAAGTTGAAGTCGGCGGTGAAAAGCGTCTCTACACGCCTCAGGAGATCTCGGCCATGATTCTGCAGAAGCTGAAGCAGACGGCCGAGGAGTACCTGGGCGAGCCCGTTACGGAGGCGGTAATTACGGTGCCTGCTTATTTCAACGATGCCCAGCGCAAGGCCACCAAAGAAGCCGGTGAAATTGCTGGCTTGAAGGTGCGCCGGATCCTTAACGAGCCGACCGCCGCAGCGCTGGCCTATGGGCTGGACAAGAAAGAAAAGGAGCTCAAAATTGCTGTCTACGACCTTGGCGGAGGTACCTACGACATTTCGATCCTGGAGCTAGGCGATGGCGTCTTTGAGGTCAAGGCCACCAGTGGCGACACGCACCTGGGCGGTGATAACTTCGACCAGCGACTGATCGACTACATTGCCGACGAATTCCAGAAGCAGGAAGGTATTGACCTGCGGAAAGATCCGATGGCGCTGCAGCGGCTCAAAGAGGCGGCCGAGAAGGCCAAGATTGAGCTGTCCAGCGCCATGAAGACAACGGTCAACTTGCCCTTCATCACCGCAACCGCCGAAGGGCCCAAGCATCTGGTCATGGAGATTACGCGCGCCAAGTTTGAGCAGCTTATCGAAGACCTGGTGGCGCGCACTATTCCGCCCATGGAGCAAGCCCTCAAGGATGCTAAGCTTCGAAAGGAAGACATTGACGAAGTCATCCTGGTGGGTGGCTCCACGCGCATTCCGCTGGTGCAGCGGACCGTTGAGGAATTCTTTGGCAAAAAGGCCAACAAGTCGGTTAACCCGGATGAGGTCGTGGCCATTGGCGCGGCCATCCAGGCCGGTGTCCTCGCGGGCGAAGTGGAGGATGTGCTCCTGCTGGACGTAACGCCACTGAACCTGGGCATTGAGACCCTGGGTGGTGTCATGACCGTACTGATTCCGGCCAACACCACCATTCCAACCCGTAAAAGCGAGATCTTTACGACGGCGTCGGACAACCAGACTTCGGTCGAAATCCATGTCCTGCAGGGCAACCGCGAGATGGCGTCCGACAACCGGAGCCTCGGACGCTTCATCCTGGATGGCATCCCCCCGGCTCCGCGGGGCGTACCGCAGATTGAGGTAACCTTTGACATTGACGCCAACGGCATCCTGCATGTGTCGGCTCGGGACAAGGCCACCGGCAAAGAGCAGTCAATCCGCATTGAAGCCTCCAGTGGCCTGACCCCTGAGGAGATTGAACGGATGCGCGAGGAGGCGCGTCGGCATGCGGCCGAAGACCGAAAGCGGCGCGAGCAGGTCGAGAAGCTCAACCAGGCCGACTCGCTTATCTACATGACCGAAAAGAACCTGCGCGAGTATGGCGACAAGCTGCCAACCGAAAAGCGGGCAAAAATTGAGTCGGCTCTTGAACGCTTGAAAGAGGTGCACAAAGCGCGCAACTTTGACGAGCTGGATTCGGCCATTGCCCAACTGAACCAGGCCTGGAACGAAGCCAGCCAAGAGCTCTACCAGGCCCAGCAAGCGGCCGGTGCCCAGGCTTCCGACGGCGCCTCCACGCAGTCCAGCTCCGGAGGCGTTCGCGAGGCCGACTATGAGGTAATTGACGAGGACGACAAAGACAAGCAGTAA
- a CDS encoding TonB-dependent receptor family protein yields the protein MRWFCLLFILSLPALQVQAQQPSPSRIRSEPDSLTLFQLPPILVEATRGVTAPWGDALPLLTFTRQPLEVRFRPALTLTETLRDLPGLWLNDRQNYALGERVLVRSAGWQAAFGVRGVQVVLDGVPLTMPDGQAVLDPVDPAFVRRAELLRGPAALFWGNGSSGALVLSTWPDPFQPGFRLRFLSGSYGLRRLGGEAALRFGSHALVAHASHFEQEGYRAHSRTRLSRFGMQAGLRLSPVSRLRITLAGSWLDARHPGALTADEAARNPEQASVRYVATRAGKESRQLQLGTTFAHQLPLGWLTLTTYVLTRHLDNPLPFAYIRLRRQVAGLRTTWTHQRGPWRTGLGFDFTFQKDDRQNFRNENGRPGTTLLRDQRERVRETALFGLARYAFSPHLQALAGLRLSYLHFALTDYLLTNGDQSGRRTFQIWTPTLGLIYYASPTTQLFLTLGTAFESPTTTELVNRPDGQGGFNPSLKPQYLYGIELGGRQQQPGLHAEVTLFYQWVRGRIIPFQLEGNGRTFYRNAGRSRQYGIEAWLQAQLTTALHVRLAYTGARFVFEEATLRGNRLPGLPEHRAALTLQFQKGLFWLETTGIAVGPYYADDANTVRIDGYVTLDVTLGLRRSLVSGLHIQPFISMHNVLDQRYIGSVVVNAGGGRYFEPAAGRSVRFGLNLGTP from the coding sequence ATGCGCTGGTTTTGTTTGCTGTTCATCCTGAGCCTGCCGGCTCTACAGGTGCAAGCTCAGCAGCCTTCGCCCTCCCGCATTCGCTCTGAGCCAGACAGCCTTACCCTCTTTCAGCTTCCCCCCATTCTGGTGGAGGCGACGCGGGGGGTTACGGCTCCCTGGGGCGATGCGCTGCCGCTGCTCACGTTTACACGGCAGCCGCTGGAAGTGCGCTTTCGTCCGGCGCTCACGCTGACCGAGACGTTGCGCGACCTACCGGGACTCTGGCTGAACGACCGCCAGAATTATGCACTGGGTGAGCGGGTACTGGTGCGCAGCGCCGGATGGCAGGCCGCCTTCGGGGTGCGCGGCGTGCAGGTCGTGCTCGACGGAGTTCCTCTGACCATGCCCGACGGCCAGGCGGTGCTCGATCCGGTTGATCCTGCCTTTGTGCGCCGCGCCGAGCTCCTGCGCGGCCCGGCTGCCCTGTTCTGGGGCAATGGTAGCAGTGGTGCCCTGGTTCTTTCTACCTGGCCTGACCCGTTTCAACCAGGCTTTCGCCTGCGCTTCCTCAGCGGAAGCTATGGCCTGCGTCGCCTGGGAGGTGAAGCTGCGTTACGCTTTGGTTCACATGCGCTGGTTGCTCATGCTTCTCATTTTGAGCAGGAGGGTTATCGGGCCCACAGTCGCACCCGACTGAGCCGCTTTGGCATGCAAGCCGGTCTGCGGCTGAGCCCTGTCAGTCGGTTGCGGATCACCCTGGCGGGCTCCTGGTTAGACGCACGGCATCCAGGCGCGCTGACGGCCGACGAGGCAGCCCGCAATCCTGAGCAGGCCAGCGTCCGCTATGTGGCTACCCGTGCCGGCAAAGAAAGCCGTCAGCTTCAACTTGGCACCACTTTCGCCCACCAGCTTCCGTTGGGTTGGCTCACGCTCACTACCTATGTGCTGACGCGCCACCTGGATAATCCCCTGCCCTTCGCTTACATTCGCCTGCGGCGTCAGGTAGCTGGCCTACGCACCACGTGGACCCATCAGCGCGGCCCCTGGCGCACGGGGCTGGGCTTTGACTTCACCTTCCAGAAAGACGACCGCCAGAACTTCCGCAACGAAAACGGCCGCCCGGGCACAACCCTGTTGCGAGATCAGCGTGAGCGCGTTCGTGAGACAGCCCTGTTTGGGCTGGCACGGTATGCTTTCTCCCCGCACCTGCAGGCACTGGCCGGACTGCGCCTGAGCTACCTACACTTTGCCCTGACCGACTACCTGCTCACCAACGGCGACCAATCCGGTCGTCGCACCTTCCAGATCTGGACGCCCACCCTGGGTCTGATTTATTATGCTTCCCCGACGACGCAGCTTTTCCTCACCCTGGGAACCGCTTTCGAGTCGCCGACCACGACCGAGCTGGTCAATCGCCCGGACGGCCAGGGTGGCTTTAACCCATCGCTGAAGCCCCAGTACCTCTACGGCATCGAACTGGGAGGGCGCCAGCAGCAGCCTGGACTGCATGCTGAGGTGACGTTGTTCTACCAGTGGGTACGCGGCCGCATCATTCCTTTCCAGCTTGAAGGGAACGGCCGCACCTTCTATCGAAATGCTGGTCGCAGTCGGCAGTATGGTATCGAGGCCTGGCTCCAGGCGCAGCTAACCACGGCCCTGCACGTGCGCCTGGCCTACACAGGTGCTCGCTTTGTCTTTGAGGAGGCCACCCTTCGGGGCAATCGCCTGCCTGGCCTCCCGGAGCACCGAGCCGCTCTGACCCTGCAATTTCAGAAAGGGCTTTTCTGGCTGGAAACAACCGGCATCGCCGTAGGCCCTTACTATGCCGACGATGCTAACACCGTACGAATAGACGGCTATGTTACCCTGGACGTTACGCTGGGATTAAGACGCTCGCTCGTCTCCGGCCTGCATATCCAACCTTTCATCTCCATGCATAACGTGCTGGACCAGCGTTACATTGGCTCCGTCGTTGTAAACGCCGGCGGGGGACGTTATTTCGAACCTGCGGCTGGCCGCAGCGTTCGTTTCGGGCTTAACCTGGGTACTCCCTGA
- a CDS encoding TatD family hydrolase: MVSLIDTHVHLYLEAFDADRDAVVARARDAGVVAMILPAIDVPSVHRALALCDRYPGVYAMAALHPSETRQATEADFEAIARLCDDPRVVAVGESGLDYYWDRSFDDRQQAFFRRHIRLAIEKDLPLILHNREASEDLVRILREEQAASAHPERLRGIFHCFTGPAWVAEAAAELGFLLGIGGILTFKKSKLAELVRTLPLEQLVLETDAPFLAPVPHRGRRNEPAFVRHVAEKLAEIKGVPLEEVARITTENARRLFRLPGPVG; encoded by the coding sequence ATGGTCTCGCTGATTGACACGCACGTGCATCTGTATCTGGAGGCTTTTGATGCGGATCGAGATGCAGTTGTAGCGCGCGCTCGGGATGCGGGTGTGGTCGCTATGATCCTGCCGGCGATCGACGTGCCGTCGGTCCATCGTGCGCTGGCGCTCTGCGATCGCTACCCCGGCGTGTACGCAATGGCCGCCCTGCATCCTTCAGAGACGCGGCAGGCTACCGAGGCAGACTTTGAGGCAATCGCCCGCCTGTGCGATGATCCGCGCGTGGTGGCCGTAGGAGAAAGCGGCCTGGACTACTACTGGGATCGTTCGTTTGACGACCGCCAGCAGGCGTTTTTCCGAAGGCACATTCGGCTGGCGATCGAAAAAGATCTACCATTGATTTTGCATAATCGGGAAGCGTCGGAGGATTTGGTGCGCATTCTGCGGGAAGAGCAGGCGGCCAGCGCGCATCCAGAGCGATTGCGGGGAATTTTTCACTGCTTTACAGGGCCGGCCTGGGTAGCTGAGGCCGCGGCTGAATTAGGTTTTCTGCTGGGCATTGGCGGTATCCTGACGTTCAAAAAGAGCAAACTGGCAGAGCTAGTACGCACGCTACCTCTAGAACAGCTTGTCTTAGAGACGGATGCGCCCTTTCTGGCACCGGTGCCGCATCGCGGCCGACGCAACGAACCCGCTTTTGTGCGTCATGTGGCAGAGAAACTGGCGGAAATCAAGGGGGTACCGCTGGAGGAAGTAGCGCGGATTACGACCGAAAATGCCCGTCGGCTTTTTCGACTGCCAGGCCCCGTAGGGTAG
- the pyrE gene encoding orotate phosphoribosyltransferase translates to MTPEDALSRQVATALLTIGAVSFSPERPFTWASGLKAPIYCDNRLLISYPHLRRTIAEGFRQIIEFWELEPEVIAGTATAGIPHAAWLADRMELPMVYVRAKPKAHGQRRQIEGRLEPGQRVVLVEDLISTGSSSLAAAEALLAADARLQAVLAIFTYGFPEAEMRFAQADIPLHTLTNLSVLLEVAWEHGLLDRQTIAALEDWQADPYGWSEAHRE, encoded by the coding sequence ATGACGCCTGAAGACGCATTGTCCCGACAGGTAGCCACAGCACTCCTGACCATTGGGGCCGTGTCTTTTTCGCCAGAGCGACCCTTTACGTGGGCCTCTGGACTGAAAGCGCCCATTTACTGTGACAACCGGTTGCTGATCAGCTATCCCCATCTGCGGCGCACCATTGCAGAAGGCTTCCGCCAGATTATCGAATTCTGGGAGCTGGAGCCAGAGGTAATCGCTGGAACAGCCACGGCGGGCATTCCCCATGCAGCCTGGCTGGCAGATCGGATGGAACTGCCCATGGTTTATGTGCGCGCTAAACCTAAAGCGCATGGCCAGCGCCGCCAGATTGAAGGACGGTTGGAGCCGGGGCAGCGCGTTGTCCTGGTCGAAGACCTGATCTCTACCGGCAGCTCATCGCTGGCTGCCGCGGAGGCATTGCTCGCGGCCGATGCCCGGTTGCAGGCGGTGCTGGCGATTTTTACCTATGGGTTTCCTGAAGCAGAAATGCGCTTCGCACAGGCCGACATTCCCCTGCATACGCTGACCAATCTGTCTGTTTTGCTGGAAGTCGCCTGGGAACATGGATTGCTTGACCGGCAGACCATAGCCGCTCTGGAGGATTGGCAGGCGGATCCATATGGCTGGTCGGAAGCGCACCGCGAATGA
- a CDS encoding histidine kinase: MSALRRRLGLLLLPLVAIVAVWPIGRMVHDGWELVQLTGQVPQAPPRGFDWVHWVADEGRIVAGYVFPNGPAARAGIRPGDVFYLLDFQQFFNLEDLKQAIDGQPPGSVHTYALFRDGNYLEARVRFTRYPTFLYPLSPTLWQFSLWGFALGSFVHVLALLLLFPLARRSRRARFSLLLICVSGLWFFSNLGRLLLITFLGPPLPGGMQDRVFQLLTFTGLVGWIGFPALLLRQIVHDLRLNRPVLYHRICYLPPLILALAMVLTTFHPSLLPFSVEALIAPILFYVCCYVALAAGLTLLLRSGRSTPSESWNRSGSWLTLGFSVLLGLSVLDVVPLLGLVTDSMVGWLIVSVQLLSVAPIGLVSLATLKLGKVDLVLERTLVYSTVLGAIFLAFVGGMSLMEPLLQRINAPWQVVAGLYVVVLLVLFERFARWLRRELPAFFSTERQRTRQMLSRLQEQLRQMFSLEELAQRTVEVVGAAFQARSVRLFFRPTESTPWISAAYHPEPPYLTERIVETIWPHFRQKSAIWACNPELNEHRLPGELHALLESRNVALVIPITGEQRPLGLLILGDKRNRHEFYNLEDLDLLRMLSSQLALAIERLHLLERERALIRQNAEAQLVALRAQINPHFLFNALNTIAALINERPEEAEAVVEHLAAIFRHTLNTGGRSFVTLEEELRLVSHYLEIERARFGGKLQVSIDLPATLQSFPVPAFAVQTLAENAVKHGLEKLRASGTIQIQVQRLENGLVEILVADTGVGIPALWEQNGQATEGPLPFFGLGLRNVMARLEQLYGRRDLLRFESAPGQGTRVRLLLPTPQTEPASSANLNP, translated from the coding sequence GTGTCCGCTCTCCGTCGTCGGCTGGGGCTTTTGCTATTACCCCTGGTAGCCATCGTGGCGGTGTGGCCTATTGGCCGCATGGTTCACGACGGATGGGAGCTGGTCCAGCTAACGGGCCAGGTCCCTCAGGCGCCGCCCCGGGGCTTCGATTGGGTACACTGGGTAGCAGATGAAGGGCGCATTGTGGCCGGCTACGTTTTTCCGAATGGGCCGGCAGCGCGCGCAGGCATTCGACCGGGCGATGTGTTTTACCTGCTGGACTTTCAACAGTTTTTCAATCTGGAAGATCTCAAGCAGGCGATTGACGGACAGCCCCCCGGCAGCGTTCATACCTATGCCCTGTTTCGAGACGGTAATTACCTGGAAGCTCGGGTGCGTTTCACGCGCTACCCGACGTTTCTTTATCCCCTTTCGCCTACCCTCTGGCAATTTTCGCTCTGGGGATTTGCGCTGGGGTCGTTCGTGCACGTACTGGCGTTGCTGTTGCTGTTTCCACTGGCTCGCCGCAGTCGTCGCGCCCGTTTTTCGCTGCTGCTCATTTGCGTTTCAGGGCTCTGGTTTTTTAGCAACTTGGGCCGGCTTCTGCTGATAACCTTTCTGGGGCCTCCGCTTCCCGGAGGGATGCAGGATCGGGTATTTCAGTTGCTTACGTTTACTGGTCTGGTTGGCTGGATTGGCTTTCCTGCGCTGCTGCTTCGCCAGATCGTGCATGATCTGCGGCTGAACCGCCCTGTCCTTTACCATCGCATCTGTTATCTTCCGCCACTGATTCTGGCCCTGGCCATGGTGCTGACCACGTTTCATCCGAGCCTGCTTCCCTTCTCGGTGGAAGCACTGATTGCCCCGATCCTGTTTTACGTTTGCTGTTACGTAGCTCTAGCAGCTGGGCTGACCCTGCTCCTTCGATCAGGCCGCAGCACCCCCTCAGAAAGCTGGAATCGTTCGGGAAGCTGGCTGACATTAGGCTTTTCAGTACTGCTAGGCCTTTCGGTGCTGGATGTCGTCCCCCTGCTCGGGCTCGTCACCGACAGCATGGTGGGCTGGCTCATTGTAAGCGTCCAGCTCCTGTCGGTGGCGCCAATTGGCCTGGTTTCATTGGCTACGCTCAAGCTAGGCAAAGTGGATCTGGTACTGGAACGCACCCTGGTCTACAGCACAGTTCTGGGCGCCATTTTTCTGGCGTTTGTCGGTGGCATGTCGCTCATGGAACCTCTCCTGCAGCGCATTAATGCCCCATGGCAGGTCGTAGCTGGCCTTTACGTGGTCGTGCTCCTGGTACTCTTTGAGCGCTTTGCCCGCTGGCTCCGCCGGGAACTTCCCGCTTTCTTTTCGACTGAGCGGCAGCGTACCCGTCAAATGCTGAGCCGCCTGCAGGAACAGCTGCGACAGATGTTCAGCCTGGAAGAACTGGCGCAGCGAACAGTTGAAGTAGTCGGCGCTGCGTTTCAGGCGCGATCCGTTCGCCTCTTTTTCCGGCCCACGGAATCGACACCCTGGATCTCAGCCGCTTACCATCCGGAGCCTCCTTACCTGACAGAACGTATCGTGGAGACGATCTGGCCCCACTTTCGTCAGAAAAGTGCTATCTGGGCCTGCAATCCTGAACTGAACGAACATCGGCTTCCCGGTGAACTGCACGCGCTTCTTGAAAGCCGGAACGTGGCACTCGTTATCCCTATCACCGGCGAGCAACGCCCCCTGGGATTGCTTATTCTGGGCGATAAGCGCAATCGCCATGAATTCTATAACCTCGAAGATCTGGATCTGCTTCGTATGTTGAGCAGCCAGCTCGCCCTGGCCATTGAACGCCTGCACTTACTTGAACGTGAGCGTGCCCTGATTCGTCAGAACGCAGAAGCCCAACTGGTTGCCCTGCGGGCGCAGATCAATCCTCACTTCCTGTTCAATGCGCTCAACACCATTGCTGCGCTGATCAATGAGCGACCGGAAGAAGCCGAGGCGGTCGTTGAACACCTGGCAGCCATTTTCAGGCATACGCTAAACACCGGAGGACGCTCGTTTGTCACGCTAGAAGAGGAGCTTCGGCTCGTTTCGCACTACCTGGAGATTGAACGGGCACGATTTGGCGGCAAGTTACAGGTTTCCATAGACCTGCCTGCTACGCTCCAATCATTTCCCGTCCCTGCCTTTGCGGTGCAGACCTTAGCCGAAAATGCCGTCAAACACGGCCTGGAGAAACTTCGCGCAAGCGGAACGATTCAGATCCAGGTGCAACGTTTGGAAAATGGACTTGTTGAAATCCTGGTTGCTGATACCGGGGTAGGCATCCCGGCACTCTGGGAACAGAACGGCCAGGCTACCGAAGGGCCTCTCCCCTTTTTCGGTCTGGGATTGCGTAATGTGATGGCCCGTTTGGAACAACTCTACGGACGTCGCGATCTGCTTCGCTTTGAAAGCGCTCCTGGCCAGGGCACGCGCGTGCGTTTGCTGCTGCCTACACCACAGACCGAACCGGCTTCGTCTGCAAACCTGAATCCCTGA
- a CDS encoding SpoIID/LytB domain-containing protein — translation MRPPFPILVLAALAVRLGWTQPVDTLRVQLFTQFQPDVLAIAPTGTAWVFAADYAQPLLRLSTGMTLLVDRRGSELRLRTADRTLFARWIRIYPSAEGHLQLTARRPGQTAGPFTYPGWIRIAPTPSGLQVINYVALEDYVAAVLAREHHFDDLESTKALAVAIRTYTLRRLQMGDTLLDHATHQMYEGIDRVTPLIREAVQQTRNEVLTYQNTLIEAVYFAASGGHTANNEDVWDGPPRPYLRGQPDPYDRNAPFQHWEAAIPRTQLLEVLSQQYNARIIDLRIGRHSPDGRVATIELLRERGAPLTIRANAFRLLVNAHFGRHTLRSTFFTVRRQGNIYHFEGKGFGHGVGLSQYGALEMARQGYSYRDILAFYYPGTTLHRYEAGTLLAARHTAATVGTDELAPPPRRTRPTASTAMPPERLAATTAIGWSASPVRSDKRQSSRRIGW, via the coding sequence ATGAGGCCCCCTTTCCCCATCCTCGTGCTTGCGGCCCTTGCGGTCCGGCTGGGCTGGACCCAGCCTGTCGACACGCTGCGCGTGCAGCTATTCACGCAGTTCCAGCCAGACGTACTGGCCATTGCCCCAACAGGCACCGCCTGGGTATTTGCAGCAGACTATGCGCAGCCGCTACTGCGCCTTTCCACTGGCATGACGTTGCTGGTTGACCGCCGCGGCAGCGAGCTCCGCCTGCGCACGGCCGACCGAACCCTCTTTGCCCGGTGGATCCGCATTTATCCCTCTGCCGAAGGGCATCTTCAGTTAACTGCTCGACGGCCTGGTCAGACCGCCGGCCCCTTCACCTATCCAGGCTGGATTCGCATTGCTCCCACCCCCTCCGGTTTACAGGTCATTAACTATGTCGCTCTCGAAGACTACGTAGCGGCCGTGCTGGCGCGGGAGCATCACTTCGATGACCTGGAAAGCACCAAGGCACTGGCCGTAGCCATTCGCACCTATACGCTTCGTCGGCTGCAAATGGGCGATACGCTGCTGGATCACGCCACCCATCAGATGTATGAAGGCATAGACCGCGTTACGCCGCTGATCCGAGAAGCGGTGCAGCAGACCCGCAATGAGGTGCTCACCTATCAGAACACCTTGATTGAAGCCGTATACTTTGCGGCCAGCGGGGGCCATACGGCCAACAATGAAGACGTATGGGACGGTCCTCCTCGTCCCTATCTGCGCGGCCAGCCAGACCCCTATGACCGCAACGCACCTTTCCAGCACTGGGAGGCTGCTATCCCGCGCACTCAACTGCTGGAGGTCCTCTCCCAACAGTACAACGCGCGCATCATCGACCTGCGCATCGGACGCCATAGTCCTGATGGCCGAGTTGCTACCATCGAACTACTCCGCGAACGCGGCGCTCCGCTCACCATCCGCGCAAACGCCTTCCGATTGCTGGTCAACGCACACTTCGGCCGGCATACCCTCCGCAGCACATTCTTTACGGTTCGTCGGCAGGGTAATATCTATCATTTTGAAGGAAAAGGTTTTGGTCATGGGGTAGGGCTTAGCCAGTACGGCGCGCTGGAGATGGCTCGCCAGGGGTATTCATACCGTGACATTCTGGCATTCTACTATCCTGGCACCACGCTACACCGTTATGAAGCCGGCACGCTGCTGGCTGCCCGGCATACTGCGGCAACGGTCGGCACCGACGAGCTAGCACCGCCGCCTCGCCGCACGCGTCCTACCGCCTCCACAGCCATGCCGCCTGAACGGCTGGCTGCCACCACAGCGATTGGCTGGAGTGCTTCCCCCGTACGTTCAGACAAACGTCAATCCTCCCGTCGTATCGGCTGGTAA
- a CDS encoding LytR/AlgR family response regulator transcription factor, whose translation MLRILIVDDEPPARRRLRKLLEPLRIAGRVAAIEEAADGIEALEKLRQPFDLLLLDVRMPELDGFEVLERLDPEHRPFVVFVTAYDDYALKAFEAHAIDYLLKPVNQERLMKAVARVEQMQAATLRKEQEQRLAQLLDWLESQQQAASSAPSGPYLEQLSVAYRDRILIIPVTHLVSAEIHDGITRLYVLDEETGAHPRLRQHVVSYTLDQLEARLNPHDFMRVHRSAIVQLRHIRELIPWFSGRYKLKLTGDHEVIASRERSKLLKERLVL comes from the coding sequence ATGCTGCGCATTTTAATCGTCGACGACGAACCACCGGCCCGACGCCGTCTTCGCAAGTTGTTAGAACCGCTCCGAATTGCCGGACGCGTGGCTGCGATTGAAGAAGCAGCCGACGGTATCGAAGCCCTTGAAAAATTACGCCAGCCCTTTGACCTGCTGTTGTTGGACGTTCGGATGCCTGAGCTAGATGGGTTCGAGGTGCTCGAACGCCTGGATCCCGAACATCGCCCTTTCGTGGTATTCGTTACGGCTTATGACGACTATGCGTTGAAGGCGTTTGAAGCTCACGCCATTGATTATCTGCTCAAACCGGTAAACCAGGAGCGTCTGATGAAGGCGGTTGCTCGCGTGGAGCAAATGCAAGCCGCCACCTTACGCAAAGAACAGGAGCAGCGTCTGGCGCAACTGCTCGACTGGCTGGAATCGCAACAACAGGCTGCTTCGTCCGCCCCATCAGGTCCCTATCTGGAGCAACTCTCGGTCGCCTACCGGGATCGCATCCTGATTATTCCGGTTACGCACTTAGTTTCTGCCGAAATCCATGACGGCATTACGCGCCTGTACGTGCTGGACGAGGAGACGGGTGCCCACCCGAGACTACGTCAGCACGTTGTCAGCTACACGCTCGACCAACTGGAAGCGCGGCTGAACCCGCATGACTTTATGCGGGTTCACCGCTCAGCCATTGTGCAGCTCCGCCATATTCGGGAGCTGATACCGTGGTTCAGCGGCCGCTACAAGCTAAAGCTCACCGGCGACCATGAAGTAATCGCCAGCCGAGAGCGTTCAAAATTGCTAAAGGAACGGCTTGTACTTTGA
- the pgsA gene encoding CDP-diacylglycerol--glycerol-3-phosphate 3-phosphatidyltransferase — translation MRHLPNALTIARIVLTPVLLVLLLSGTFTGQLAALGLFVAAAISDYLDGKLARSFRARSRLGQFLDPFADKVLVLGTFVCLAILLPHQIPWWAVGIIAGRDLLVTALRTWAEARGQSLRTLPLAKTKTTVQLVFLIGMLLLLVLRQMPGTPGMYALQLLEGPVPRLFLLGLVALTVLTGFWYVQGMWRRTILYHHDA, via the coding sequence ATGCGACATCTGCCAAATGCGCTGACCATTGCGCGCATTGTGCTGACTCCTGTTTTGTTGGTACTGCTGCTCAGCGGAACCTTTACCGGGCAGCTTGCTGCTCTGGGTCTGTTTGTAGCCGCAGCGATCTCAGATTATCTGGATGGCAAGTTGGCTCGCAGCTTTCGAGCTCGTTCTCGATTGGGCCAATTTCTGGATCCGTTTGCCGATAAAGTCCTGGTGCTGGGTACGTTTGTCTGCCTGGCGATCCTGCTGCCGCACCAGATACCCTGGTGGGCCGTGGGCATTATCGCCGGACGCGATTTGCTGGTGACCGCGCTGCGCACCTGGGCAGAAGCCCGCGGCCAGAGCCTGCGCACGCTCCCGCTGGCCAAAACCAAGACAACCGTCCAGCTCGTCTTTCTGATTGGCATGTTGCTGCTGCTGGTGCTGCGACAGATGCCCGGAACACCGGGCATGTATGCCCTTCAATTGCTGGAAGGGCCCGTACCTCGCCTGTTTTTGCTGGGCCTGGTAGCGCTGACTGTGCTTACGGGCTTCTGGTATGTGCAGGGTATGTGGAGACGAACCATTCTCTACCACCATGACGCCTGA